Proteins encoded together in one Thermococcus gammatolerans EJ3 window:
- the psmB gene encoding archaeal proteasome endopeptidase complex subunit beta — MKGTTTVGVVCRDGVVLAADRRATLGNMVTSKEVTKVFQIDDHLAIAGAGLVGDILSLVRLLRAEAKLYRAKVGREMSVKALATLVSNVLHGSRHLPYFAWFLIGGYDVKPRLYSIDAAGGVTEERFIAAGSGMEFALALLEENFSDGMGLDEGIDLAVRAVKAAIRRDVYTGEGVTVVAITKEGYRELEPVLK, encoded by the coding sequence ATGAAGGGCACCACGACCGTTGGCGTGGTGTGTAGGGACGGCGTCGTGCTCGCAGCGGACAGAAGGGCAACGCTGGGCAACATGGTGACGTCAAAGGAGGTAACAAAGGTTTTCCAGATAGACGATCATCTCGCCATAGCCGGTGCCGGTCTCGTTGGCGACATACTCAGTCTCGTCAGACTTCTCAGGGCGGAGGCCAAGCTCTACAGGGCAAAGGTCGGCAGGGAGATGTCAGTTAAAGCTCTGGCAACACTTGTTTCGAACGTTCTGCACGGGAGCAGACACCTCCCCTACTTCGCCTGGTTCTTGATCGGGGGGTACGATGTGAAGCCAAGGCTTTACTCGATAGACGCCGCGGGAGGCGTTACCGAGGAGCGCTTCATCGCGGCCGGTTCTGGTATGGAGTTCGCCCTCGCCCTTCTTGAGGAAAACTTCTCCGATGGGATGGGCCTTGATGAGGGCATTGATCTGGCCGTTAGAGCCGTTAAGGCCGCCATAAGAAGGGATGTTTACACCGGCGAGGGAGTTACGGTCGTCGCGATCACAAAGGAGGGCTACCGTGAGCTTGAACCGGTTCTGAAGTGA
- a CDS encoding CDC48 family AAA ATPase has product MIFGRGEENVEEIKLRVAEALKVDVGRGIVRFDKQYQRKLGVSTGDIVELIGSRSTAAIVANAHPDDRGLDIIRMDGYIRKNAGVSIGDYVTVRKAQVQEAKKVVLAPAQKGVILQIPGDIVKQNLLGRPVVKGDIIVASSRGETGYYGSPLDDLIRGLFEAMPIGFGELKFVVVNTVPKGIVQITYNTEVEVLPQAVEVREESIPEVTYEDIGGLSDAIQKIREMVELPLKHPELFERLGIEPPKGVLLYGPPGTGKTLLAKAVANEANAHFIAINGPEIMSKFYGESEERLREIFKEAEENAPSIIFIDEIDAIAPKREEVVGEVEKRVVSQLLTLMDGLKGRGKVIVIAATNRPDAIDPALRRPGRFDREIEVGVPDKQGRKEILQIHTRGMPLEPSFDKEEVLTVLDRLAGRTDKFAEEVAGIRPLIEAAQSEEEIKGILKKNGELYSEVKAKLIDRMLDRIADRTHGFVGADLAALAREAAMVVLRRLIQEGKVSPEQERIPPEVLQELRVREEDFYEALKMVEPSALREVLIEVPNVRWDDIGGLEDVKQELREAVEWPLKYPKAFERLGITPPKGILLYGPPGTGKTLLAKAVANESEANFIAIRGPEVLSKWVGETEKRIREIFRKARQAAPTVVFIDEIDAIAPARGSYEGGRHLDTLINQLLTEMDGIQENSGVVVIGATNRPDIIDPALLRPGRFDRLILVPAPDEKARLEIFKVHTRRVPLAEDVDLAELAKKTEGYSGADIEALVREAALIALRRAVSRLPREIVEKQGEEFLESLKVSRRDFEMALRKVKPSITPYMIDYYKNFEESRKRRGGKEARGVDYYTF; this is encoded by the coding sequence GTGATCTTTGGGAGAGGCGAGGAGAACGTGGAGGAAATAAAGCTCAGGGTTGCAGAGGCCCTGAAGGTGGACGTTGGCAGGGGGATAGTGAGGTTCGACAAGCAGTACCAGCGGAAGCTCGGCGTATCCACCGGGGACATAGTCGAGCTCATAGGTTCGCGCTCAACCGCCGCGATAGTGGCTAACGCTCACCCGGACGACAGGGGCCTCGACATCATTAGGATGGACGGCTACATCAGAAAGAACGCGGGGGTTAGCATAGGCGACTACGTGACGGTCAGGAAGGCCCAGGTTCAGGAGGCGAAGAAAGTTGTCCTGGCCCCGGCCCAGAAGGGGGTCATACTTCAGATACCTGGGGACATAGTCAAGCAGAACCTACTTGGGAGGCCCGTTGTGAAGGGGGACATAATAGTCGCGAGCAGCAGGGGTGAGACCGGGTATTATGGGAGTCCCCTCGATGATCTCATCAGGGGCCTCTTTGAGGCCATGCCAATTGGCTTTGGCGAGCTGAAGTTCGTGGTCGTGAACACAGTCCCCAAGGGTATTGTCCAGATAACCTATAACACCGAGGTTGAGGTTCTCCCACAGGCGGTCGAGGTACGTGAGGAGAGCATTCCGGAGGTCACATACGAGGACATCGGTGGCCTGAGCGATGCTATTCAGAAGATCCGCGAGATGGTTGAGCTCCCTCTCAAGCATCCGGAGCTGTTTGAAAGGCTGGGAATAGAACCGCCTAAGGGAGTTCTCCTCTACGGTCCGCCGGGAACGGGTAAGACACTCCTCGCGAAGGCCGTCGCCAACGAAGCCAACGCCCACTTCATAGCCATCAACGGGCCGGAGATAATGAGCAAGTTCTACGGCGAGAGCGAGGAGAGGCTCAGGGAGATCTTCAAGGAAGCCGAGGAAAACGCACCGAGCATCATCTTCATCGACGAGATAGACGCGATAGCTCCGAAGAGGGAGGAAGTTGTCGGTGAGGTCGAGAAGAGGGTTGTTTCACAGCTCCTGACGCTGATGGATGGTCTGAAGGGCAGGGGCAAGGTCATAGTCATTGCCGCAACCAACAGGCCCGACGCCATTGACCCCGCGCTGAGAAGGCCGGGAAGGTTTGACAGGGAGATTGAGGTTGGCGTTCCGGACAAGCAGGGCAGGAAGGAGATACTCCAGATACACACCAGGGGAATGCCCCTTGAGCCGTCCTTTGACAAGGAGGAAGTCTTGACGGTGCTTGACAGGCTGGCCGGGAGGACGGATAAATTCGCCGAGGAAGTTGCGGGGATAAGGCCCCTCATTGAGGCCGCCCAGAGCGAGGAGGAAATCAAGGGGATCTTGAAGAAAAACGGTGAGCTGTACTCCGAAGTGAAGGCAAAGCTGATTGACAGGATGCTCGACAGGATAGCGGACAGGACGCACGGCTTCGTTGGAGCGGACCTCGCAGCGCTCGCAAGAGAGGCCGCTATGGTCGTTCTCAGGAGGCTCATTCAGGAGGGCAAGGTGAGTCCGGAGCAGGAGCGCATTCCGCCAGAGGTTCTTCAGGAGCTCAGGGTCAGGGAGGAGGACTTCTATGAGGCCCTCAAGATGGTCGAGCCGTCAGCCCTTAGGGAAGTCTTGATAGAGGTTCCGAACGTCCGCTGGGACGACATAGGAGGCCTTGAAGACGTGAAGCAGGAACTCAGGGAGGCGGTAGAATGGCCGCTTAAATATCCCAAGGCCTTTGAGAGGCTCGGCATAACACCGCCGAAGGGAATACTCCTCTACGGTCCGCCCGGAACGGGTAAGACTCTCCTCGCCAAGGCTGTGGCAAACGAGAGCGAGGCAAACTTCATAGCCATCAGGGGGCCAGAAGTTCTCAGCAAGTGGGTCGGCGAGACTGAGAAAAGGATAAGGGAGATATTCAGGAAGGCTCGCCAGGCCGCTCCGACGGTTGTCTTCATAGACGAGATCGATGCGATAGCACCTGCCAGAGGAAGCTACGAGGGAGGAAGACACCTTGATACCCTTATCAACCAGCTCCTCACTGAGATGGATGGTATTCAGGAGAACAGCGGTGTCGTTGTCATTGGAGCTACTAACAGACCTGATATTATTGATCCAGCACTGTTGAGGCCTGGGCGCTTTGACAGGCTGATACTCGTTCCAGCGCCGGACGAGAAGGCCAGGCTGGAGATATTCAAGGTGCACACGAGGAGAGTTCCCCTTGCTGAGGACGTGGATCTTGCGGAGCTGGCAAAGAAGACGGAAGGCTACTCCGGGGCGGACATCGAGGCCCTCGTCAGGGAGGCGGCGTTGATAGCCCTCAGGAGGGCCGTTTCAAGGCTTCCAAGGGAGATCGTGGAAAAGCAGGGGGAGGAGTTCCTTGAGAGCCTGAAGGTCTCGAGGAGGGACTTTGAGATGGCCCTCCGGAAGGTCAAGCCCAGCATAACCCCCTACATGATCGACTACTACAAGAACTTCGAGGAGAGCCGGAAGAGAAGGGGCGGCAAGGAGGCCAGGGGGGTCGATTACTACACCTTCTGA
- the udp gene encoding uridine phosphorylase encodes MGEKFISAERPQTEEGYQYHIACKPGDVARYVLLPGDPERVPKISSLWDEAKEIAFHREYRTHTGKYKGVPISVTSTGIGGPSTAIAVEELAAIGADTFIRVGSTGAIQPGMEIGDLIIAKAAVRLEGTSKQYVRVEYPAVADLEVTLALIEAAETLGVRYHIGITASTDSFYLGQGRPGLNGYFPSFARNILDDLRQARVTNFEMEAATLFTLANIYGLRAGCVCAVFANRVTNEFGKAGEKEAAMVASEAVKILAEWDEEKEKAGKKVWFPGLRG; translated from the coding sequence ATGGGTGAGAAGTTCATTTCAGCTGAGAGGCCTCAAACCGAGGAGGGCTACCAGTACCACATAGCCTGCAAGCCAGGTGATGTGGCGCGCTACGTTCTCCTGCCAGGCGACCCGGAGAGAGTGCCAAAGATAAGCTCCCTATGGGACGAAGCTAAGGAGATAGCCTTCCACCGCGAGTACAGAACGCACACCGGCAAATACAAGGGCGTCCCAATAAGCGTCACCTCGACGGGAATAGGAGGGCCTTCAACCGCTATCGCCGTCGAGGAGCTCGCGGCGATAGGCGCTGACACGTTCATAAGGGTCGGCTCGACAGGTGCAATCCAGCCGGGGATGGAGATAGGCGACCTGATTATAGCCAAGGCCGCCGTGAGGCTTGAAGGAACCTCAAAGCAGTACGTCCGCGTCGAGTATCCGGCCGTTGCTGACCTTGAGGTCACGCTCGCGCTGATTGAAGCGGCCGAAACCCTCGGCGTTAGGTATCACATTGGCATCACTGCCTCGACGGACAGCTTCTACCTCGGTCAGGGCAGGCCGGGTCTGAACGGCTACTTCCCAAGCTTCGCGAGGAACATCCTCGACGACCTCAGGCAGGCGAGGGTCACGAACTTCGAGATGGAAGCGGCTACGCTGTTCACGCTTGCCAACATCTACGGGCTTAGGGCAGGTTGCGTCTGCGCCGTCTTCGCGAACCGCGTTACGAACGAGTTCGGCAAAGCCGGGGAGAAGGAAGCCGCGATGGTCGCGAGCGAGGCGGTGAAGATACTCGCCGAATGGGACGAGGAGAAGGAAAAAGCCGGAAAGAAGGTGTGGTTCCCGGGGCTGAGGGGTTGA
- a CDS encoding MEMO1 family protein, which yields MIRYPAVAGSFYPADDELILMLEKFFSDLGEEGSERRITAGVAPHAGYIFSGYTASRTYKAIFEDGLPETFVILGPNHTGLGSPIAVYPEGEWLTPLGSIEVDAEMAKEIAKLSGIADLDELAHKYEHSIEVQVPFIQYLTELAGKEVKIVPITLGIQDEDVSRALGKAIFEASEKLGRDVVVIASTDFMHYGPAYGYVPFRARADELPHRIKEWDFRLIRRILDFDVDGLFRELREMRHTMCGPGAVGTAIVYSRLAGAVEAELLHYTTSYEISRSTEAVVGYASIVMRR from the coding sequence ATGATTAGGTACCCGGCAGTCGCGGGGAGCTTCTATCCCGCCGATGATGAGCTCATCCTGATGCTCGAGAAGTTCTTCAGCGACCTCGGCGAGGAGGGAAGCGAGAGAAGGATAACCGCCGGAGTGGCACCCCACGCGGGTTACATCTTCTCGGGCTATACAGCATCGAGAACTTACAAGGCCATCTTCGAGGACGGCCTGCCGGAAACCTTCGTAATCCTCGGGCCGAATCATACAGGCCTCGGCTCGCCGATAGCGGTCTATCCTGAGGGTGAGTGGCTCACCCCGCTCGGGAGTATAGAGGTTGACGCCGAAATGGCAAAGGAGATAGCAAAGCTCTCCGGGATAGCGGATTTGGACGAATTAGCACACAAGTACGAGCACTCGATAGAAGTTCAGGTGCCCTTTATCCAGTACCTCACCGAGCTTGCTGGAAAGGAGGTCAAAATCGTCCCGATAACCCTCGGAATCCAGGACGAGGACGTTTCGAGGGCCCTTGGAAAGGCGATATTTGAGGCGAGCGAAAAGTTGGGCAGGGACGTCGTGGTCATAGCGAGCACGGACTTCATGCACTACGGCCCGGCCTACGGCTACGTACCCTTCAGGGCGAGGGCCGACGAGCTTCCGCACAGGATAAAGGAGTGGGACTTCAGGCTCATCAGGAGAATCCTCGACTTCGACGTTGACGGCCTTTTCAGGGAGCTCCGCGAGATGAGGCACACGATGTGCGGACCGGGGGCTGTTGGAACGGCGATAGTCTATTCGCGCCTCGCTGGAGCTGTTGAGGCTGAGCTTTTGCACTACACGACGAGCTACGAGATCAGCAGGAGCACCGAGGCTGTTGTTGGCTACGCGAGCATCGTGATGAGGAGGTGA
- the mntA gene encoding type VII toxin-antitoxin system MntA family adenylyltransferase antitoxin: MNIDDAVRKILQLGGDRVKFIILFGSRARGEARKDSDVDLCVYYEGTPREAFEFRMRVLGVLPEEYDVQIFQLLPIYLRKECLRGKVLFCRDETFLYDLAYETLKEWEDFKRYYYDYLGLEAIE, encoded by the coding sequence ATGAACATCGACGATGCCGTGAGAAAAATCCTCCAGCTTGGCGGCGACCGGGTGAAGTTTATCATCCTCTTCGGCTCCCGCGCGAGGGGCGAGGCGAGAAAGGACAGCGACGTCGATTTGTGCGTCTACTACGAGGGCACTCCCAGGGAGGCCTTTGAGTTCAGGATGCGCGTTCTTGGAGTTCTTCCGGAGGAATACGACGTCCAGATTTTCCAGCTTCTCCCGATTTATCTCAGAAAGGAGTGCCTCAGGGGAAAGGTTCTCTTCTGCAGGGACGAGACGTTCCTCTACGACCTCGCCTACGAGACGCTAAAGGAGTGGGAGGACTTCAAGCGCTACTACTATGACTACCTCGGCTTGGAGGCGATAGAATGA
- a CDS encoding mevalonate kinase: MRVLASAPAKIILFGEHSVVYGKPAIAAAINLRTYVWAEFNERGAIKIEAKDIRVPGLTVSFSEDEIYFESDYGKAAEVLSYVRQAIELVREEADKNGRGITVSITSQIPVGAGLGSSAAVAVATIGAVSRLLGLELTNEEIGKLGHRVELLVQGASSGIDPTVSAIGGFIHYEKGKFEPLPFMELPIVVGYTGSSGSTKELVAMVRRTREEMPEIIEPILLSMGKVVEKAKEILLSDLEEKIRFERLGKLMNINHGLLDALGVSTKKLSELVYAARTAGALGAKITGAGGGGCMYALAPEKQSEVATAITIAGGTPMITEISKEGLRIEEVIP, translated from the coding sequence ATGAGGGTTCTGGCATCTGCTCCGGCTAAAATTATCCTCTTCGGCGAGCACAGCGTTGTCTATGGAAAACCAGCGATAGCGGCCGCGATAAACCTGAGAACCTATGTGTGGGCCGAGTTCAACGAGAGGGGTGCAATAAAGATAGAGGCCAAGGACATACGCGTCCCTGGTTTGACCGTTTCGTTCTCTGAGGACGAGATTTACTTCGAGAGCGACTACGGAAAGGCCGCGGAGGTCCTCAGCTACGTCCGCCAGGCGATAGAGCTCGTGAGGGAGGAGGCCGACAAGAACGGAAGAGGAATTACAGTCTCGATAACGTCCCAGATTCCCGTCGGGGCGGGTCTCGGTTCATCGGCAGCCGTAGCCGTCGCCACAATCGGCGCGGTTTCAAGGCTCCTCGGCCTCGAGCTGACCAACGAGGAAATCGGGAAACTCGGCCACAGGGTTGAACTCCTCGTTCAAGGGGCATCGAGCGGTATCGACCCGACGGTCTCAGCCATAGGTGGCTTCATCCACTACGAGAAGGGCAAGTTCGAGCCTCTACCCTTCATGGAGCTTCCAATCGTTGTGGGTTACACGGGCTCAAGCGGTTCAACGAAGGAGCTCGTCGCAATGGTGAGGAGAACGAGGGAGGAGATGCCCGAGATAATAGAGCCGATACTCCTCTCGATGGGTAAAGTGGTGGAGAAAGCGAAGGAGATCTTACTATCCGACCTTGAGGAGAAGATTCGCTTCGAGAGGCTTGGAAAGCTGATGAACATTAATCACGGTCTCCTCGATGCCCTCGGCGTTTCCACCAAGAAGCTCAGCGAGCTGGTTTATGCAGCCAGAACCGCGGGGGCTCTTGGAGCCAAGATAACCGGGGCCGGGGGAGGTGGCTGTATGTACGCTCTCGCGCCTGAGAAGCAGAGCGAAGTGGCAACGGCCATAACGATAGCCGGCGGAACGCCGATGATAACCGAGATAAGCAAAGAGGGCCTCAGAATAGAGGAGGTGATTCCGTGA
- a CDS encoding isopentenyl phosphate kinase yields MIIVKIGGSVFSDKDGEPENFDHETVRGLAEEIGRFYPAERFLIVHGGGSFGHHYAKKYGIREGLPEDFDVARERMIGFTRTHQAMLRANNNFLDHFLEVGIPAFPVATSSVFITENGEVAYGDVEVIKKLLKLRFVPVLFGDVSVDLAKGIDILSGDQIITYLAKMLNPKKVIFLMDVDGIYDGKPGEGRLLQNISVDEIDSLLERLDCSAKDVTGGICNKLREAKKIARFSEVWFVNGKIPGRLEGAIRGDGFGTRIVH; encoded by the coding sequence GTGATAATAGTCAAGATCGGGGGTAGCGTCTTCAGCGACAAGGATGGCGAGCCGGAGAACTTCGACCACGAAACCGTGAGAGGGCTCGCAGAGGAAATCGGGAGGTTCTACCCGGCGGAGAGATTTTTGATAGTTCACGGCGGCGGGAGCTTCGGCCATCACTACGCCAAGAAATACGGGATCCGCGAGGGCCTTCCGGAGGACTTCGATGTAGCGAGGGAGAGGATGATAGGATTCACGAGAACCCACCAGGCAATGCTCAGGGCCAACAACAACTTCCTCGATCATTTTCTGGAGGTTGGCATTCCAGCTTTCCCGGTAGCCACATCTTCCGTCTTCATAACCGAGAACGGGGAGGTCGCCTACGGTGACGTGGAGGTCATAAAGAAGCTCCTCAAGCTGAGGTTCGTTCCGGTTTTATTCGGCGATGTCTCGGTCGACCTGGCGAAGGGCATAGACATCCTCTCGGGCGACCAGATAATAACTTACCTCGCCAAGATGCTCAATCCGAAGAAGGTTATTTTCCTCATGGACGTCGACGGGATCTACGATGGGAAACCGGGGGAGGGACGGCTCTTGCAGAACATCAGCGTGGATGAGATTGACTCACTCCTGGAAAGACTGGATTGCTCGGCGAAGGACGTCACCGGCGGGATCTGCAACAAGCTCAGGGAGGCAAAGAAGATCGCCCGCTTTTCCGAGGTCTGGTTCGTGAACGGAAAAATACCGGGAAGGCTGGAGGGGGCGATACGGGGAGACGGATTTGGGACGAGGATTGTACATTAG
- a CDS encoding molybdopterin-binding protein yields MFAEILTVGDELLTGNTVDSNSAFIAKKLTERGYWVRRITTVGDDVGDIKAAVLEILERKPEVLVISGGLGPTHDDVTMLAVAEALGKKLVPCEECLERIREFYHRLYEKGLIDDPELNDARRKMAYLPEGAEPLENSEGAAPGAYIEHGKTKIFVLPGMPREMKAMLEKEVLPRLGEKKFVQLKFLAEITDESKLAPILREALERFNVKIHSSPKGFGRYIGIIVFAESEVEAEKVVGFLRERGISLQRWKL; encoded by the coding sequence ATGTTCGCTGAGATTCTCACCGTTGGAGATGAACTCCTCACCGGGAACACCGTTGACAGCAACTCCGCCTTCATAGCCAAAAAGCTGACCGAGCGCGGCTACTGGGTGAGAAGGATAACCACCGTTGGCGACGACGTGGGAGATATAAAAGCGGCCGTTCTGGAGATCCTGGAAAGAAAACCCGAGGTTCTTGTGATTTCCGGCGGTCTGGGGCCGACTCACGATGACGTCACCATGCTGGCTGTGGCTGAGGCTCTTGGAAAGAAGCTCGTCCCCTGCGAGGAATGCCTGGAGAGAATACGAGAGTTCTATCACAGGCTCTACGAGAAGGGCCTGATAGACGATCCGGAGCTGAACGATGCTAGGAGAAAGATGGCATACCTGCCCGAGGGGGCCGAACCGCTTGAGAACAGCGAGGGCGCGGCCCCGGGAGCCTACATCGAACATGGGAAAACCAAGATCTTTGTCCTCCCTGGAATGCCCAGGGAGATGAAGGCGATGCTCGAAAAGGAGGTTCTGCCGAGGCTGGGGGAGAAAAAGTTCGTCCAGCTCAAGTTTCTGGCGGAGATAACCGACGAGAGCAAGCTGGCACCGATACTCAGGGAAGCCCTGGAGAGGTTCAACGTGAAGATCCACTCCTCCCCGAAGGGCTTTGGCAGGTACATAGGAATCATCGTCTTCGCGGAGTCTGAAGTGGAGGCCGAGAAGGTCGTGGGGTTCCTCAGGGAGAGGGGCATCTCCCTTCAGCGGTGGAAGCTCTGA
- a CDS encoding aldehyde ferredoxin oxidoreductase family protein, with translation MNGYWGKILRVNLSTGEIKVEPLPEEFPRKYLGGVGFGTRLLYDEVPAKVDPLGPENKMIITPGLFVATGIGTGSKTAFNFKSPLTGGYGRAMAGAKMGEELKKAGYDVLIIEGKSEEPVLLVIEDDNVKLVPAKEYWGLTTGEARKKAKEEYPGFATAFIGPAGENLSLISIIDTDERQAARGGPGAVLGSKKLKGILVKGTKKVPIANPEKLRELIKKWALVFKDHPATKADMEYGSGEFLDWMNRERGTFPTRNWQMGFFKKAYEKAKEEGREHIGIDPYYWAPKYRVGRRPCPLCNKPCSQYVKVESEKWGTFMVDGPEYETLYSFGGVLEIDDFETVAYLNYLADELGLDTISAGVTIAWAMEAYERGILTKEEADGLELTFGNGEAAVEALKKMAYREGNLGKLLADGVKRASERLGRGSEKFAVHVKGMEPPAYDVRGIKGMALAFAVSVRGADHLTSGAYGTELVGKWWKFEGVDRTKGENKGFEIAFHENLMAIYDATGTCKFSRHMYFLEGFPELVEAVTGMNIGEAELMVIGERIMNIARAFNVREGFSRKDDTLPYRIMWEPIPEGPSKGLHVPPWELDRMLDEYYQARGWSRDGIPTKAKLMALDLPDIADDIGAGI, from the coding sequence ATGAATGGTTACTGGGGAAAGATTCTGCGTGTTAACCTTTCGACCGGGGAGATAAAGGTCGAGCCCCTCCCGGAGGAATTCCCGAGGAAGTACCTCGGCGGCGTTGGGTTTGGAACGAGACTTCTCTACGACGAGGTTCCCGCAAAGGTAGACCCCCTCGGACCGGAGAACAAGATGATAATAACGCCAGGTCTCTTCGTTGCAACTGGCATCGGAACCGGCTCAAAGACCGCGTTCAACTTCAAGAGCCCGCTTACCGGCGGTTACGGCAGAGCGATGGCAGGAGCGAAGATGGGTGAGGAGCTTAAGAAGGCCGGCTACGACGTCCTCATCATCGAGGGCAAGAGCGAGGAACCCGTACTTCTCGTAATCGAGGATGACAACGTCAAGCTTGTTCCGGCCAAGGAGTACTGGGGACTCACAACCGGCGAGGCAAGGAAGAAGGCTAAGGAGGAGTATCCGGGCTTCGCCACCGCTTTCATTGGCCCCGCTGGAGAGAACCTCAGCCTCATCTCAATCATAGACACCGACGAGAGGCAGGCCGCTCGCGGTGGCCCCGGTGCAGTCCTCGGAAGCAAGAAGCTCAAGGGAATCCTCGTCAAGGGAACCAAGAAGGTACCGATCGCCAATCCGGAGAAGCTCCGCGAGCTCATCAAGAAGTGGGCGCTCGTCTTCAAGGACCACCCGGCAACTAAAGCGGACATGGAGTACGGAAGCGGTGAGTTCCTCGACTGGATGAACAGGGAGAGGGGAACCTTCCCGACCAGGAACTGGCAGATGGGCTTCTTCAAGAAGGCCTATGAGAAGGCCAAGGAGGAGGGCAGGGAGCACATCGGAATAGACCCCTACTACTGGGCTCCCAAGTACCGCGTCGGAAGGAGGCCGTGCCCGCTCTGTAACAAGCCGTGCAGCCAGTACGTCAAGGTCGAGAGCGAGAAGTGGGGCACCTTCATGGTAGATGGTCCAGAGTACGAGACCCTCTACTCCTTCGGTGGAGTCCTTGAGATAGACGACTTCGAGACAGTCGCATATCTCAACTACCTCGCTGATGAACTTGGTCTCGACACGATTTCAGCTGGCGTCACCATCGCCTGGGCCATGGAGGCCTATGAGAGGGGCATTCTCACCAAGGAGGAAGCGGACGGCCTTGAGCTGACCTTCGGAAACGGCGAGGCCGCTGTGGAAGCGCTCAAGAAGATGGCCTACCGCGAGGGCAACCTCGGAAAGCTCTTGGCCGACGGTGTCAAGAGGGCAAGTGAGCGCCTAGGCAGGGGAAGCGAGAAGTTCGCCGTGCACGTCAAGGGCATGGAGCCCCCAGCGTACGACGTCAGGGGAATCAAGGGAATGGCGCTCGCCTTCGCGGTCAGCGTCCGCGGTGCCGACCACCTCACGAGCGGTGCCTACGGAACCGAGCTCGTTGGCAAGTGGTGGAAGTTCGAGGGCGTTGACAGGACCAAGGGCGAGAACAAGGGATTCGAGATTGCCTTCCACGAGAACCTCATGGCAATCTACGATGCAACGGGAACGTGCAAGTTCTCAAGGCACATGTACTTCCTTGAAGGCTTCCCAGAGCTCGTCGAGGCTGTCACAGGCATGAACATCGGCGAGGCCGAGCTGATGGTCATCGGCGAGAGGATAATGAACATCGCAAGGGCATTCAACGTCCGCGAGGGCTTCAGCAGGAAGGATGACACCCTACCTTACAGGATTATGTGGGAGCCGATTCCCGAGGGGCCGAGCAAGGGCCTCCACGTCCCGCCGTGGGAGCTCGACAGGATGCTCGACGAGTACTATCAGGCTCGCGGATGGAGCAGGGACGGAATCCCGACCAAGGCCAAGCTCATGGCCCTCGACCTGCCGGACATCGCGGACGACATTGGAGCTGGAATCTGA